One Denticeps clupeoides chromosome 12, fDenClu1.1, whole genome shotgun sequence genomic window carries:
- the arhgap40 gene encoding rho GTPase-activating protein 40 isoform X3 gives MNLEPWVDLQDQTTTELNSQPEQPDKLCLDSFWSEVETIRQGSGFSEQEANRRDSRQSEEGDQEERWLQDVGLSPLIHEDSENSEDVDEVVLLSTLTRTQAAAVQRRLDSYTCSLRKKNKPPPRDVRDIFTPKLDQTSLPEPLDTEPNPRTDMGTVSKTPLTERSIGVDSQGAVQKEEIFITDVAYCEQAAILLKQAKLPQSSTQRRKDDGTLPRVVCPQCRLGVTRIHDLSHQDMKKVRQLALIDMTALCDLLELDVKRHKTCKRKIPESLLFGIPLATLVESDQKVKANTNIPLILHALLSFLEKKGIDSEGILRVPGSQSRIKALQQKLDSTFYSGTFNWDEVSPNDAAALLKKFIRELPSPLLTTEHLSTFSAVRDIPELKQKLHMLNLLILLLPEPNRNTLKSLLEFLSKVVSRERRNRMNLWAVSTIMAPNLFLHKAVPSRLTDGTEKGQAERAADIMRLLIRYQDLLWTIPNFLMSQVRKLNENSSRRYQFYDKRIKNLLRKIHTDSREKPEKNSSEPCRTVKIQVGDVLSSSMDIRLNINSRAADLLAQFHRELSSSDNGKGLLKRNGSISHPECAIYEVGGNIGEHCLDPETHLLDLYNNNPSGEWVIRLKPVSSRGL, from the exons ATGAACCTGGAGCCCTGGGTGGACCTTCAGGACCAGACCACCACGGAACTCAATTCCCAGCCGGAGCAGCCAGACAAACTGTGCCTCGACTCGTTCTGGAGCGAAGTGGAGACCATCCGTCAAGGCAGCGGCTTCAGCGAGCAGGAGGCCAACAGACGGGACTCCAGACAGTCAGAGG AGGGAGACCAGGAGGAGCGGTGGCTGCAGGATGTCGGCCTGTCGCCCCTGATCCACGAGGACAGCGAGAACAGCGAGGACGTGGACGAAGTCGTGCTGTTGTCCACTCTCACCCGGACCCAGGCAGCCGCCGTCCAGCGCCGTCTGGACTCCTACACCTGCTCCCTGCGCAAGAAGAACAAGCCGCCCCCGCGGGACGTCCGGGACATATTCACCCCCAAACTCGATCAG ACCTCACTTCCTGAGCCTCTGGACACAGAGCCAAATCCTCGGACAGACATGGGGACGGTCAGCAAAACTCCACTGacag AGCGGTCGATCGGCGTGGACTCCCAGGGGGCAGTGCAAAAGGAGGAGATCTTCATCACGGACGTGGCTTACTGTGAGCAGGCGGCCATCCTCCTCAAACAGGCCAAGCTGCCTCAGAGCTCCACCCAGCGCAGGAAAGACGACGGGACTCTACCA CGCGTCGTCTGCCCCCAGTGCAGGCTGGGTGTCACGCGTATCCACGACCTGTCCCATCAGGACATGAAGAAGGTGCGTCAGCTGGCCCTCATTGATATGACGGCCCTCTGTGACCTTTTGGAGCTCGATGTCAAACGACACAAGACCTGCAAGAGGAAGATCCCAG AGAGCTTGCTCTTCGGGATTCCCCTCGCCACACTGGTGGAGAGTGACCAGAAAGTGAAGGCCAACACCAACATCCCTCTCATCCTACATGCT CTGCTGTCATTCCTGGAGAAAAAGGGCATTGATTCAGAAGGGATCTTGCGGGTTCCAGGGTCCCAATCCAGAATAAAG gccctgcagcagaaGCTAGATAGCACTTTCTACTCAGGGACATTCAACTGGGACGAGGTCAGCCCCAACGACGCTGCAGCACTCCTGAAGAAGTTCATCAGAGAGCTGCCCTCCCCGCTGCTGACTACTGAGCACCTCAGCACCTTCAGCGCAGTCAGGG ACATCCCTGAACTGAAACAGAAGCTGCACATGCTGAACCTCCTCATACTCCTCTTGCCGGAGCCGAATAGGAACACGCTGAAG TCCCTGCTGGAGTTCCTCAGTAAAGTGGTGTCTCGCGAGCGGCGGAACCGCATGAACCTGTGGGCCGTGTCCACCATCATGGCCCCGAACCTCTTCCTACACAAGGCCGTTCCCAGCCGGCTCACAGACGGCACAGAGAAGGGCCAGGCAGAGCGGGCGGCCGACATCATGAGGCTCCTCATACGCTACCAGGACCTGCTCTGGACT ATCCCCAACTTCCTGATGAGCCAAGTGCGCAAGCTGAACGAGAACAGCAGCCGCCGGTACCAGTTCTACGACAAACGCATCAAGAACCTGCTGAGGAAGATTCATACGGACAGCCGGGAGAAACCCGAGAAAAACTCCTCAGAG CCTTGCCGTACGGTGAAGATCCAGGTGGGCGACGTGCTGAGCAGCTCCATGGACATCCGGCTCAACATCAACTCACGCGCTGCAGACCTGCTGGCCCAGTTCCACAGGGAGCTGAGCAGCTCCGACAACGGCAAAGGCCTCCTGAAGAG AAATGGATCCATATCCCACCCTGAGTGTGCCATCTATGAAGTGGGCGGAAATATTG GGGAGCACTGTCTGGACCCCGAGACCCACCTGCTGGATCTGTACAACAACAACCCCAGTGGGGAGTGGGTGATCCGGCTGAAACCGGTGTCCAGCAGGGGGCTGTGA
- the arhgap40 gene encoding rho GTPase-activating protein 40 isoform X1 — translation MRRGDVPARLSLFLMCLRAEELTGKRLAGGRQRLFPAARSGPGDQTRMPWGRPHFAGKADGRLKARDPSPTEMNLEPWVDLQDQTTTELNSQPEQPDKLCLDSFWSEVETIRQGSGFSEQEANRRDSRQSEEGDQEERWLQDVGLSPLIHEDSENSEDVDEVVLLSTLTRTQAAAVQRRLDSYTCSLRKKNKPPPRDVRDIFTPKLDQTSLPEPLDTEPNPRTDMGTVSKTPLTERSIGVDSQGAVQKEEIFITDVAYCEQAAILLKQAKLPQSSTQRRKDDGTLPRVVCPQCRLGVTRIHDLSHQDMKKVRQLALIDMTALCDLLELDVKRHKTCKRKIPESLLFGIPLATLVESDQKVKANTNIPLILHALLSFLEKKGIDSEGILRVPGSQSRIKALQQKLDSTFYSGTFNWDEVSPNDAAALLKKFIRELPSPLLTTEHLSTFSAVRDIPELKQKLHMLNLLILLLPEPNRNTLKSLLEFLSKVVSRERRNRMNLWAVSTIMAPNLFLHKAVPSRLTDGTEKGQAERAADIMRLLIRYQDLLWTIPNFLMSQVRKLNENSSRRYQFYDKRIKNLLRKIHTDSREKPEKNSSEPCRTVKIQVGDVLSSSMDIRLNINSRAADLLAQFHRELSSSDNGKGLLKRNGSISHPECAIYEVGGNIGEHCLDPETHLLDLYNNNPSGEWVIRLKPVSSRGL, via the exons ATGCGACGCGGTGACGTGCCAGCGCGACTGTCCTTGTTCCTAATGTGTTTACGCGCCGAGGAGCTTACGGGGAAGCGGCTCGCTGGGGGCAGGCAGCGGCTGTTTCCTGCGGCGCGCAGCGGTCCGGGGGACCAGACCAGGATGCCGTGGGGCCGGCCGCACTTCGCGGGCAAAGCCGACGGACGCCTAAAGGCCAG GGACCCCAGCCCCACCGAGATGAACCTGGAGCCCTGGGTGGACCTTCAGGACCAGACCACCACGGAACTCAATTCCCAGCCGGAGCAGCCAGACAAACTGTGCCTCGACTCGTTCTGGAGCGAAGTGGAGACCATCCGTCAAGGCAGCGGCTTCAGCGAGCAGGAGGCCAACAGACGGGACTCCAGACAGTCAGAGG AGGGAGACCAGGAGGAGCGGTGGCTGCAGGATGTCGGCCTGTCGCCCCTGATCCACGAGGACAGCGAGAACAGCGAGGACGTGGACGAAGTCGTGCTGTTGTCCACTCTCACCCGGACCCAGGCAGCCGCCGTCCAGCGCCGTCTGGACTCCTACACCTGCTCCCTGCGCAAGAAGAACAAGCCGCCCCCGCGGGACGTCCGGGACATATTCACCCCCAAACTCGATCAG ACCTCACTTCCTGAGCCTCTGGACACAGAGCCAAATCCTCGGACAGACATGGGGACGGTCAGCAAAACTCCACTGacag AGCGGTCGATCGGCGTGGACTCCCAGGGGGCAGTGCAAAAGGAGGAGATCTTCATCACGGACGTGGCTTACTGTGAGCAGGCGGCCATCCTCCTCAAACAGGCCAAGCTGCCTCAGAGCTCCACCCAGCGCAGGAAAGACGACGGGACTCTACCA CGCGTCGTCTGCCCCCAGTGCAGGCTGGGTGTCACGCGTATCCACGACCTGTCCCATCAGGACATGAAGAAGGTGCGTCAGCTGGCCCTCATTGATATGACGGCCCTCTGTGACCTTTTGGAGCTCGATGTCAAACGACACAAGACCTGCAAGAGGAAGATCCCAG AGAGCTTGCTCTTCGGGATTCCCCTCGCCACACTGGTGGAGAGTGACCAGAAAGTGAAGGCCAACACCAACATCCCTCTCATCCTACATGCT CTGCTGTCATTCCTGGAGAAAAAGGGCATTGATTCAGAAGGGATCTTGCGGGTTCCAGGGTCCCAATCCAGAATAAAG gccctgcagcagaaGCTAGATAGCACTTTCTACTCAGGGACATTCAACTGGGACGAGGTCAGCCCCAACGACGCTGCAGCACTCCTGAAGAAGTTCATCAGAGAGCTGCCCTCCCCGCTGCTGACTACTGAGCACCTCAGCACCTTCAGCGCAGTCAGGG ACATCCCTGAACTGAAACAGAAGCTGCACATGCTGAACCTCCTCATACTCCTCTTGCCGGAGCCGAATAGGAACACGCTGAAG TCCCTGCTGGAGTTCCTCAGTAAAGTGGTGTCTCGCGAGCGGCGGAACCGCATGAACCTGTGGGCCGTGTCCACCATCATGGCCCCGAACCTCTTCCTACACAAGGCCGTTCCCAGCCGGCTCACAGACGGCACAGAGAAGGGCCAGGCAGAGCGGGCGGCCGACATCATGAGGCTCCTCATACGCTACCAGGACCTGCTCTGGACT ATCCCCAACTTCCTGATGAGCCAAGTGCGCAAGCTGAACGAGAACAGCAGCCGCCGGTACCAGTTCTACGACAAACGCATCAAGAACCTGCTGAGGAAGATTCATACGGACAGCCGGGAGAAACCCGAGAAAAACTCCTCAGAG CCTTGCCGTACGGTGAAGATCCAGGTGGGCGACGTGCTGAGCAGCTCCATGGACATCCGGCTCAACATCAACTCACGCGCTGCAGACCTGCTGGCCCAGTTCCACAGGGAGCTGAGCAGCTCCGACAACGGCAAAGGCCTCCTGAAGAG AAATGGATCCATATCCCACCCTGAGTGTGCCATCTATGAAGTGGGCGGAAATATTG GGGAGCACTGTCTGGACCCCGAGACCCACCTGCTGGATCTGTACAACAACAACCCCAGTGGGGAGTGGGTGATCCGGCTGAAACCGGTGTCCAGCAGGGGGCTGTGA
- the arhgap40 gene encoding rho GTPase-activating protein 40 isoform X2, whose protein sequence is MGGVGELLLRLAPSRQRLVCRSRTRGPLNRRRPLIRDPSPTEMNLEPWVDLQDQTTTELNSQPEQPDKLCLDSFWSEVETIRQGSGFSEQEANRRDSRQSEEGDQEERWLQDVGLSPLIHEDSENSEDVDEVVLLSTLTRTQAAAVQRRLDSYTCSLRKKNKPPPRDVRDIFTPKLDQTSLPEPLDTEPNPRTDMGTVSKTPLTERSIGVDSQGAVQKEEIFITDVAYCEQAAILLKQAKLPQSSTQRRKDDGTLPRVVCPQCRLGVTRIHDLSHQDMKKVRQLALIDMTALCDLLELDVKRHKTCKRKIPESLLFGIPLATLVESDQKVKANTNIPLILHALLSFLEKKGIDSEGILRVPGSQSRIKALQQKLDSTFYSGTFNWDEVSPNDAAALLKKFIRELPSPLLTTEHLSTFSAVRDIPELKQKLHMLNLLILLLPEPNRNTLKSLLEFLSKVVSRERRNRMNLWAVSTIMAPNLFLHKAVPSRLTDGTEKGQAERAADIMRLLIRYQDLLWTIPNFLMSQVRKLNENSSRRYQFYDKRIKNLLRKIHTDSREKPEKNSSEPCRTVKIQVGDVLSSSMDIRLNINSRAADLLAQFHRELSSSDNGKGLLKRNGSISHPECAIYEVGGNIGEHCLDPETHLLDLYNNNPSGEWVIRLKPVSSRGL, encoded by the exons ATGGGCGGCGTAGGAGAACTGCTGCTCCGGCTGGCCCCCTCCCGGCAGCGTCTGGTCTGTAGAAGCAGGACCCGCGGCCCGCTGAACCGCCGCCGGCCCCTGATCAG GGACCCCAGCCCCACCGAGATGAACCTGGAGCCCTGGGTGGACCTTCAGGACCAGACCACCACGGAACTCAATTCCCAGCCGGAGCAGCCAGACAAACTGTGCCTCGACTCGTTCTGGAGCGAAGTGGAGACCATCCGTCAAGGCAGCGGCTTCAGCGAGCAGGAGGCCAACAGACGGGACTCCAGACAGTCAGAGG AGGGAGACCAGGAGGAGCGGTGGCTGCAGGATGTCGGCCTGTCGCCCCTGATCCACGAGGACAGCGAGAACAGCGAGGACGTGGACGAAGTCGTGCTGTTGTCCACTCTCACCCGGACCCAGGCAGCCGCCGTCCAGCGCCGTCTGGACTCCTACACCTGCTCCCTGCGCAAGAAGAACAAGCCGCCCCCGCGGGACGTCCGGGACATATTCACCCCCAAACTCGATCAG ACCTCACTTCCTGAGCCTCTGGACACAGAGCCAAATCCTCGGACAGACATGGGGACGGTCAGCAAAACTCCACTGacag AGCGGTCGATCGGCGTGGACTCCCAGGGGGCAGTGCAAAAGGAGGAGATCTTCATCACGGACGTGGCTTACTGTGAGCAGGCGGCCATCCTCCTCAAACAGGCCAAGCTGCCTCAGAGCTCCACCCAGCGCAGGAAAGACGACGGGACTCTACCA CGCGTCGTCTGCCCCCAGTGCAGGCTGGGTGTCACGCGTATCCACGACCTGTCCCATCAGGACATGAAGAAGGTGCGTCAGCTGGCCCTCATTGATATGACGGCCCTCTGTGACCTTTTGGAGCTCGATGTCAAACGACACAAGACCTGCAAGAGGAAGATCCCAG AGAGCTTGCTCTTCGGGATTCCCCTCGCCACACTGGTGGAGAGTGACCAGAAAGTGAAGGCCAACACCAACATCCCTCTCATCCTACATGCT CTGCTGTCATTCCTGGAGAAAAAGGGCATTGATTCAGAAGGGATCTTGCGGGTTCCAGGGTCCCAATCCAGAATAAAG gccctgcagcagaaGCTAGATAGCACTTTCTACTCAGGGACATTCAACTGGGACGAGGTCAGCCCCAACGACGCTGCAGCACTCCTGAAGAAGTTCATCAGAGAGCTGCCCTCCCCGCTGCTGACTACTGAGCACCTCAGCACCTTCAGCGCAGTCAGGG ACATCCCTGAACTGAAACAGAAGCTGCACATGCTGAACCTCCTCATACTCCTCTTGCCGGAGCCGAATAGGAACACGCTGAAG TCCCTGCTGGAGTTCCTCAGTAAAGTGGTGTCTCGCGAGCGGCGGAACCGCATGAACCTGTGGGCCGTGTCCACCATCATGGCCCCGAACCTCTTCCTACACAAGGCCGTTCCCAGCCGGCTCACAGACGGCACAGAGAAGGGCCAGGCAGAGCGGGCGGCCGACATCATGAGGCTCCTCATACGCTACCAGGACCTGCTCTGGACT ATCCCCAACTTCCTGATGAGCCAAGTGCGCAAGCTGAACGAGAACAGCAGCCGCCGGTACCAGTTCTACGACAAACGCATCAAGAACCTGCTGAGGAAGATTCATACGGACAGCCGGGAGAAACCCGAGAAAAACTCCTCAGAG CCTTGCCGTACGGTGAAGATCCAGGTGGGCGACGTGCTGAGCAGCTCCATGGACATCCGGCTCAACATCAACTCACGCGCTGCAGACCTGCTGGCCCAGTTCCACAGGGAGCTGAGCAGCTCCGACAACGGCAAAGGCCTCCTGAAGAG AAATGGATCCATATCCCACCCTGAGTGTGCCATCTATGAAGTGGGCGGAAATATTG GGGAGCACTGTCTGGACCCCGAGACCCACCTGCTGGATCTGTACAACAACAACCCCAGTGGGGAGTGGGTGATCCGGCTGAAACCGGTGTCCAGCAGGGGGCTGTGA